The Epinephelus lanceolatus isolate andai-2023 chromosome 16, ASM4190304v1, whole genome shotgun sequence nucleotide sequence AATTTGTACTTATGTCTGCTACAACACTTGAGGAAATATACGTAGTTACATTCCAACATTGTCCAATGTACATAAGACAACTTTGAAATAAATGGTTATGCGTAATGAGATCTTTGACAAGTAAAAGTGCATTGTACAGATAAAGTATTTTCGAACAAAAGGCTGAATGCTAAAGTGCATACACATGTGCTACACTCTGGCATGTTGCTGTGACCAGATCTTCATGGTCTTcactgttttaaaatatattacattGCCAAGTGTATATTGGACTGATCTGCAGAAACGACTTTCCTCACTTGTCATTTAAGGCTGTACAGTTGCATAAAAAGGGCTGCTCGATGGTTAAAACTATAAAACAGGCCCTCCTCCCACGTAGccagctgcaatgtaaccacccgattgcatgtttctgaaaactAAACCATATGGGGTTTGAGACCACACCCTCGTAATACTGCACCCTGTCATAAATGTAGATAACTGTTACACACTGTCCGCGGAAGTGAATTAAAACAATCAAGACTATGGCCATATTTCTACGCTCGGAGTAGTATTTTTGTGTATAACACGTTTACATAGTCCTAGATAGCATGAACTACTAATGGTCcgccatgcttttattttgaaggttgAAACCGAACCGGTAGTCCGTCTCCTTTGTTCTCATAATTAGCTAGGTAGGCTAAACGTTTAAGTCGACCGGCCAAGCGGACCTCCTCTCTGGGTTTTGCTGGTTAGTAGTACCGTTAATGGCAACATACCTGTCGTCAGTTAGCTCTTGCTGGAAGCTAACTTTATAACGTTACAACACACAAAAGATAGACACGTTGGTGTGTTCGTAACATGGTGTCTAGAAGTTGAGGAACTTGGTTTGTGTCGAGTTATTTGATGCTAACACGaagggctaacgttagctacggTCTGACGGAAAAACTCAACTAACGTCGCTGAAGGTGAgcatttgtttatcattttagTTAACGTTCATAATAGACACCATAAATTCGAAAATTGTTTACAGAAATTGTATAAAACCAACTGACACTAGTTGTGAACCAATCTTAATTTCTAGTGAAAACCTAATTTACAGGTTAGCGAAGACAACTATCAAGACCtgtgtaacattagctaactcgCATTGATGTTGACAAGGAATTGAAAGTAAGCTTTAATGCTTAACCGTCTTAATTGTCTCTTCTTTAATTTGCAGGGATGCAGAGTGGAGTAATATGTTCCGGGAGACTGAAAAGTTAAACAGGTTTGTCAAGCGATGACGTTAACGTTAATGTTAACGTGAAGCCTCACGTGGAACTAGCCGTTGCTAACTTGCTTATTGAGCATATCTGAAAGTAATGTTGAGTTATTGAAAGCAACCTTGGCAGCTCCAAAGGTTGCCATATTGTAAAAAAAGACATGTAGACGAGAAGCCTGACTTATAAATGCTGGCATTTCATTAAGAGAGTCACAAGTAATATAAGCAGGGGTCACTCCTTGTTTCTGTTGAACTGCtcaaacacacccacaggtgTGTCTATGGCCTGTGGACGTCATTTTGCCTAAACCTGAATCCTTGTGAACAAGTATTACAACTTCACAGCTGAACTGGCAATACGTACATGCTTTTCCAGTAAGCTCTCAGAGCTGCCTGCCCAACTTCATTGAGAGGAGCTGAAAACTGAGTGTCTGCTAATTTTAATTCACCTCCAACAATCTCTGTGAGAAAGCATGACAGCTGTGGTAGGCAGAGCATGGGGGTGGGTATTGGGCTCATGGAACAGCAGAGCGGTGTCAGAGAAGACCACAGTGGTGAAAGCCAAGGGCCAGGAGCATGGCTTCAGAGGAGAGGGCCTCGGGGGGTGGACTTCTTGGATCTGGGGAGGGTGGAGATGTCAAAGTGACCAAAGTAGTCCAGTAGAGGAGTACTGGGAGGCGCAGGAGAGGCTTCAGCCCATGGAAATTGAAGATCTTGGTGCAGGGAGACAGGAGACAGATGCAAGTTCAGAGCAAGTATCTAGATGGTGGAATAAGTATCTCCCAACTTCTTATTTTTCATGGccaagaaaaacagaaacaattgGATTAAGACGAAGGAAATGTGATGTTCAAAGTAGAGATGCACGGGACTGTGATATTGATGGAGACTTTTCTGACTATGGAacacctcctccttctcctacACCTCCTTCCTCTCAGCTGACATCTCCTTTTCGACTCTTTGCGCACAGCTGGAAGGTGGAAATCCTACCAGAGCACTACGAGATTTGTTTTAACTTCCTCCGCCACTTGTTTGATCTGTTCGTGGTTGGCTTCCTGTGGACTGTGTCCCCCCCTGCCAAGCTGATCCTGGAGGTGTTGGGGGTCCAGGGAGCACTGAGGCTGTGGTTTCATGGTATGGCCATGTTTTTTGTCTCCACAGTTGGAATGGCTGGATTACTCTGGTTGATCCAGGAGTATCTCCCTCAGTTTGCTTTGATCTATGGCATCATCCAGGCATTGGTGATCTCTGTCAGTGTTCGACAGAGTGTGATCCTCAgcatagaagaagaaaaagaagaaaatgatgAGGGGGGCAAGGAGACCGAAAAAATGGAAGACTGCAGGGAACATAAAGAAAAGGTTATGTCTATAAACAACAAGGTGAAGACAAGTTAAATAAAAGGTAAGCCCCTTAATTTGTCTGATGTGCTGTTAGATAACATTTTATCACCTGataagttttttttcttaatctaACTGTGTGGTGTTCTAtcagtgttttggttttatgactgcatatgttaaattaaaattacaaaaacttGCAAACCAAAAATGTGAGTGCATTACATCACCATGAAAAACTGCTTAATAACAGGAGCAGGTAAAAGGACGGACAGCTGAAGATGTACTGTCACTGCAAGTAATCTCCAGGATATAAAATGAAGCTGGATGAGCCCTGCAGGCCCCTCATCATGGACAGCTGTAGCAAAAGACTCGAGTAGTCTAGTCTGGAAGTGATGAATGCATGAAAATACTACTTGCACATTCACTAATAATAATCCTATACTGCTAATATATCACCCAAAAGGGCAGTTTTTCTGCAGAACAAGCACTTTAGAAAATGTCTAATTTAGTTATGCAAGACTTTGAATGCTGTACTTTAGAGCTTTATATATTGTGGCTAGAGTTGTactgataccagtatcggaaatgcccccgatactgcctaaaatgtggCATCGGCCATTGgtgagtacagcctatgaccagtCTGATACCatgtaatgcctcacgtcattacgtATATGTACGCTACAGGCAAAAGAAACGGAAAGGGAGCGGAgtagttttatggcattcattctacttttatgtgtttatttcttaatattttacatagaattttaggagttgagacatagaACAATttatatcccatccatttttattttacgcgctggtattggatcggtactcggtatcggcagatacctaaggttcagggattgGAATCGGTTTCGGGAAGGAAAAattggtatcggtacatctctaattGTGGCATTGCTACTTTTATAAAGGTGAAGTATCTGTTTCTTTTGACACTGCTTTTAGAAGCGTTTAAAAATAGAGGAGCTGTAGATAAGAGTGGTTAGTTGTTTAATAGACAGCCAACCCTGATTTTGGCCACAGTTTGGTGAGTTCTGGTCATGCTCTAAGAAATTTGATAAAGGCAAGACATAATCATTTTAAGTGGCAATAAAGCTTAGTATTTATGCACAGTACATACTGCCAGTttagagtgatttttttttcagcttcatGTGAAACCTTGTTATTGAAGACAATCACAATGGTATTTGTGTCTAGTAGTAGTTCACTTTGGTCTGAAGGGAGAGTTGCCATTGTGGCAAGATCAGTTTGTATAGTTGAATGGGCTATTTTATTGTAGTGATCAGAATAATACTGAACTGTGTTACATGGAGATTCTGGAAgaacttgtgttttatttgttggttAAGGGGCGTGTGCTCATACATCCTGATGTATGTGTTATCCTGCATTAAGCGCATACTTATATTACTTACTAGGCTGGGATTCAGTTATTCTAATCCAGATACTGTGAGAGAAACAGGTAAAATATGTACTGCTCCCTCAGTTGGCAttcagcattcacacacacacacacacacacacacacacacacacacagagttaggccatcatgcatttgttttgatcATCTTACCATAGAAAAGGAAATGTAAGATTCTCTGGGTGGTGTGAAACTGATACCActggcaaaaaataaaatgatttctcAGGGAGATAGATAATagatacagtggtggaaaaaagttttcggacacccttaaaattttacacaatctcaaatatgatcatgaaatatttgtggaaaaatctttttgtgtttcaaaaggtgtggctgcattagacagatacaaacaaatacaaattatatttttttatttattgtttacaagaaaaactaacaaaactaaattcttgacagtttcaatatgtcagttctcaacattgtcggtatcaaagtcaacaaataacagaatgtgttcaaaactgaacaaaaaataaataaaccaccACATCATccaattaa carries:
- the c16h6orf47 gene encoding uncharacterized protein C6orf47 homolog, which gives rise to MTAVVGRAWGWVLGSWNSRAVSEKTTVVKAKGQEHGFRGEGLGGWTSWIWGGWRCQSDQSSPVEEYWEAQERLQPMEIEDLGAGRQETDASSEQVSRWWNKYLPTSYFSWPRKTETIGLRRRKCDVQSRDARDCDIDGDFSDYGTPPPSPTPPSSQLTSPFRLFAHSWKVEILPEHYEICFNFLRHLFDLFVVGFLWTVSPPAKLILEVLGVQGALRLWFHGMAMFFVSTVGMAGLLWLIQEYLPQFALIYGIIQALVISVSVRQSVILSIEEEKEENDEGGKETEKMEDCREHKEKVMSINNKVKTS